The nucleotide sequence AAGACAGATCAGGCTGTTGCGAAAGGTATTCTTCATAAGAACACTGCTTCTCGCAGAAAGAGCCAGTATTCAAATATGCTTAACAAAATCGCGTAGCATAATCAAGATATAACAGGCGGTATGCCTGCAATAAATTGAATCCATGGTTGCTTAGGCAACATCTAACACTTGGAATCATTAAAATTCTACAAATGATCGGAGCCGGACGCGGCTCCTTTTTTATTTTTAAGTTGACATAAGTCATATTATATGTTACAATACGTTCAGATTTTAAGATTGGAGTTGAAAGAATGCGTAATTTTTCTTGCTGATATTTTGGCATAACAGAATTATGGAAGCGGATCCTTCCGCCTGTTTGTTATGCCCGCGCAGGAAAGTTACCAATTCATACAACTCAAAATGTTTTTATATATTTAACCTTTTTCATTATTATGAAATTTTTTGAGCTGCCGGGATTTACTTTCTTGCAGCTTTCATAATTTTGGAGGAGGTCTTTTTATGTCCCAAATTAATATTTCAAACCTGACGTTTGCCTATGAGGGCAGCTATGACAATATATTTGAAAACGCGTCTTTTCAGATTAACACCGATTGGAAAACCGGATTTATTGGCAGAAACGGCCGCGGAAAAACAACGTTTTTGAACCTGCTGATGGGTAAATATAAATACAGCGGAACAATTTCATCATCTGCAGACTTTGAATACTTTCCGTTTGATATTCCTGACGACGATGTTGACACAATCGATATTGCTGAATTTATTTTCAGTGATTTTGAATATTGGAAACTTTCCCGTGAAATAAACTTGCTCGGCATGAGCGATGATATTTTATATCGGCCTTTTTCCACCCTTTCCGGCGGTGAAAAAACAAAGTTTCAATTGGCGGTTTTATTTTTGAAAGAAAGTAATTTTCTGCTTATAGACGAACCAACAAATCATCTTGACGCTGAGGGACGTGAAACAGTCGCAAAATACCTCAGTCAGAAAAAGGGGTTTATCCTTGTTTCACATGACAGAGCCTTTCTTGACAAGTGTGTAGACCACATAATCTCAATAAACAAAACAAACATAGAAATACAAAAAGGAAATTTTTCATCATGGCTTTTAAACAAAGAACAGCGTGATAATTTCGAACTGGCCAAAAATGAAAAGCTAAAGAAAGATATAAAACGGCTTTCACAGTCAGCGCAGAGAACCGCCAAATGGTCAGACAAAGTAGAAAAAACAAAATGCGGAACCAAAAATTCAGGCCTCAGACCCGACCGAGGTTTTATAGGCCACAAGTCCGCAAAGATGATGAAGCGTTCAAAGTCTATAGTTTCAAGGAAAGAGTCGGCCATCGAAGAGAAAGCCGGCCTGTTAAAAAATATCGAAACAACTGACTCGCTTAAAATACACCAAGTCCCATTTAAAACAAAACAATTGATTCATATGGAAGATGTATCTATAAAATATGACGCAAACATAATTTGCGATAATATAAACCTGGATGTTCTGCAAGGTGACAGAGTTGCAATAGAGGGTAAAAACGGCTCTGGAAAATCCAGTATACTCAAACTGATTTGCGGTGAAAAAATTGAGCATGGCGGCACTGTTCAAATAGGAAGCGGTTTAATCGTTTCATATCTTCCTCAGGATGTCTCTTTTCTTTCTGGCAGCTTAAAGAAATATGCCATTAAGAAAAATCTAGATGAGACATTATTTAAAACCATTCTCAGAAAGCTTGATTTTTCACGGATACAATTTGAAAAAGATATGAACAACTATAGTCTCGGTCAAAAAAAGAAGGTGCTGATAGCGCAGAGCTTATGTGAAAAATCCAATTTAATGATATGGGACGAACCTCTGAACTATATTGACATATTTTCTAGAATGCAGATAGAGAACTTGCTCTCAGAATTTAAGCCGACAATGATTTTTGTTGAGCATGACAAAATATTTTGCGATAGTATCGCAAACAAAACAATCCATATATAAATGTATTCCGCATTTGTAAAATACGTAGTATAAATTTGCTGACTAATATACTCGAATTTACTCATCCTGCATATTCAATATTTTCAGGCTGAATACACATTTTTCAGCCTGAATACCATATTTGCAGCCCGAAATTCTCTAGATTTACATGACAGCAAAATAATGTTAATCAAACTTGTTCCGCACTTACAGCCTTATATACTCCTCATTTACAATCAAACATTTTAAAATTAAACAGAAAACCAGACAAAAAATTAATGGTGTTTTTAGTGAACTTCGGTAGGTGTGACCCCACCTGTATAAGGTGGGTATGATACATAGTGACCTGTTTTGACTAAGCTACAATGTCTATAAATTACTTAGTTGTGATGTATTGCGCGCTTGCGCGTCTCGTTAGGTGAGCTGCCATCTCACGCGAAGCGTGAATATATTTAAAGCAATTTATCATAATCCGTTTTATATTAAACTGTCCCACGACTGCGCGCCTTACGCGGCAGATTTCATCTTCATTGAGTATACATATTAATGACCTTGTAGGTTGTAAAGAAATGAGTATGTATGTATAACACACACTTTTTAAGAAAAGTGTGGTCACAGCCCTACCGATGCTTGCTACACCACATTTTTCTGTAGTTTTTATATTCCTTTTCATTACATATGACTCAACATTTCTGTTCGATTTATTGTTATATTTCCATTTCGTCTCATTGTTTTAGAGCTAGAAACTTACTTCTTTTATATAGTAATCGTATATTGTTCATTGTAGCAATTACGTCTGCAGTTCTTCTCAGAGACAAAATGCTTACTAAAATAATGCCAAATAAATGCTGTATCATAATATAATTGACGTCTTGAAATGGAAATTATTATATGTTATAATTATTTATATTGACATTGAAACATTTTATATAAATAAATTTTAGAATGGAGTGATTTTTTTGAACGAAACAATTAAAACACTGCTGGAAAGAAGAAGTATCAGAAGCTTTAAAAGCGAGCAGGTCAAAAATGATGATTTGGATTTGATTCTAAAGGCCGGAACCTATGCTCCGACAGCCCGCGGCACACAAGCTCCGGTCATGGTCGTTGTTCAGGACGCTGAGACCATTGCTGAAATGGAGAAATTGAATGCGGAAGTTATGGGAAATCCTGAAGCTAGACCTTTTTACGGCGCTCCGACAGTTATTGTAGTATTCTCTGACACCCGTCTTACCAATAACGCCTTTCAAGACGGAAGCCTTGTGCTCGGCAACTTAATGAATGCCGCCTTTTCTTTAGGAGTTGACTCCTGCTGGATAAATCGGGCGACAGAAACGTTTAAAACCCCTGCCGGAATAGAGCTTATGAAAAAGTGGGGGCTTGATGAAAATTATATTGGTATCGGAAACTGTATACTGGGTTACAGAGATTGTGAACTCCCCGAAGCCAAACCGCGCAAAGACGGATATATAATCCGAACATAAACCAAAATAGGAGAGTATACAAATGAATTTTAACTGGTTGAAAAACAAAAAATTTACTGTTATAGCCGCTGTATTATCGACAATGCTTGCGGCAGGAACTCTTGCAGGATGTTCAAATGTTTCAAAATCAGACTTTGACGCCCTGGAAAAACGTGTAGAAGCACTGGAAAAAGGTACAGACAACGAGAGCGGAGATAAAAACTCATCTGAGACAAACAAATCAGGCAAATCAACTGCTTCTCCCAAAACCTCATCAAAGCCAAGCTCTGATAACGGAGAGTTTGACTCCGAAAATGTAAGCAAGGCAATTGATGTTCAGGAATACGACTATATTGACGCAGATGACAATAAGTTTTCTTTCTTTATCTTTGATAACACTTCAAACTTCGACGTCAATGCCCGAATAGAAATAGTATGCAAAGACGCAGACGACAAAGTGCTTCAGGAAAGCGAAAAGAAAGTTCCGGGATTATCAAAAGGCGAGAGTTCATTCGCCAGTTTTAAGGTCGACAAAGACACCGAAACAATTGTCAGAACAGTGTATTATGAAGAATATAAAGGGAAAGACGTCTCAATCGGCGATATATCCGCTAGAGCTATAAGAGCCCAGGGCGGAGCCAACATTACCATTAGAAACAGCGGCTCGGCAGAAGCTGAAGATATAAAATATTTGACGCTGTTTTTCAGCGGCGATGATTTGGTCGGATTTGATTCCGATAAAGTCCCGGATATTGAAGCGTCATCCAGCAAGACCCTGGCTTCTGTCTGCTACGAAGAATTCGACAGCCCTAAGGTTTATGTTGCTATAGACGACGAATAATCCGAGAAAAATTTATATATAAATTTATTAAAATTGGGAACTTATCAAAAATTATTACGTCTTATAAAATATAGGGAGAAGTTTCAAATTCTGACCTATCTTTAGCAAAGACGGCAAACACAGATGAAAGTGCGTATTCCTCTGTCTATCACCGCCGTCTTTGCTAGGCACCCTTATAAATTATTTTATGGAAGTAATCCAAAATTGGGTTTGTTTTCAATTTATTTTCTGTAAACAAAATAGAGCTTCATTATATTGTGTCAATCTTCAAATGTTAGATTTTTTGTCTAATTTCAAAGGTCGGCTCATATTGCTTGAAGCCCTATTTTTTTATTATCTCATATTATCGCATACAGTTATTCACATATTTCACCGGAACGTCCATTCTTTCGGCCGCTTCTTCCACTGTCATTCCGCTGTCTATAAAACGCTTACATACGCTTTTCATATTTTCTCCAACCTCAATAATATGTTTATCAGGGTCATAAAAACGGACAACTCTCTGTCCCCACCTATGCTCGTATACCTTATGAAGATAGTCTATTTCAAGCTTTGATAGCCTTTCCGTAAACTTGTCAAAATCATCTTCTTCAAAATATATTTCCGCATCGTTTCCGCCAAAAGAAATATCTTTATCTGACGCATTAATAAACTCGAGCCACGAGTCTTTTGTTTGAAGACACAACCCTCCCGTCAGAGTTATATTTGCTCCAAAGTCCATAATCACACGCAGACCCAATACTTCTTTATAAAATTTCTTTGAATTTTCTAAGTCTGTTACTATTATCATTGGATTTTTTAATTTCATTTTGTCTACCTCACTATTTTTATTTAATATCAACTGATTTATAATTATCTATACAAAACTTCTAAATTGCCGTTATATCCCATACTATCCGACTTTCCCGGCGCTTTTAATAATTTGCTTTTTTCATTCTTTATTCCTGATTTTTTCGATAACAGTCCCTATGCCCACTCCTAATATCATTCCAAATACCAAGCCGTAACACATAAATTTTCCTATTTTCCCCTGAGAAACACCTAAAGCACAACCTACTGCCATCCCCAGTATTGTTCCTAAAATCATACATATGGTGATTGGTTTACTAATTTTTTCATAGAACATCTCTTCACACTTCCATCTTCACTCTCGATAAGCAGCAAACTAAAAATCAATACAATAACTATTTATAATTTTTATCCTCTAAATAACATTATGAATTTATATTTAAAAAAGTTGCTTCATAAGCGGGCTTCACACACATGCGGAGGAATATTCTCTATAAAACCATTGGGACGCAATTGACAGCAAGACAATGCGCTGGACTTATCCTTAAACGCTTCTGCATAATCATAACATATATCAACAAATTCTTTATAACTTTTCCTAGACAGCTGTAATAAAAATCAAACTTTCCTCCGCCAGCCCACATTTTGCCCCAAAACCTCGCAAACCGTACAAATTATATTACTTCACAGCGGTTACATTAATTCTCCTGAATGTTTCAAAGCACCTGCCGTCAGGCTGAATCGTCCTGCTAATCATTTCCTCAACAACTTCGCTCCTAAACTCTTCTTTTAATTCGTCAGGTATCTGCTTTATAAAAGGCACAATGCTCGGCTGGTCTATCCATCTGATCATTTCTTCCTTATCAGCAAAAAATCTATCTTCATTTTTTTCAGACACTTCAGCTTTTGAGAAATTTACTGATTTGATTAACTCTATATACTCTGCTTTTGACGGCATAAACCAGGGCCATTCAAAATCTTTAAAATACTCAGCGTATTTATTGCTTTTCATTTTTTCCCGTATAACTTCAAAAAAGTTTGAACATGTTCCGCCGCCGGCAAAGTTCCAGGCTATTTTTCCATTGGGTTTTAGAGCCTTATAACTCCTCTCCAACAAATTTTTATGGTCTATAATCCAATGTAAAGCGGCATTTGAAAATATTAAATCAAATCTTTTTTCAAAATCCATAAAATTTACACCCATTTGAACAAATTCTAAATTTTCACAGCTCAGTTTTTTTGCCGTCTTAACCATTCCTAAAGATGCGTCAATCCCCAAAACACTCCCACGGGGCGTTAATTCTGACAACTGCTCTGTCAAGACTCCGTCTCCGCAGCCTAAATCCAGTATTATTTCGTCACCGCTTAACTCCAATCCCGAAATCAGTCTGTTTCCCCATTCTTTCTGATGTTTAGAAGCCTTTTTGTACTTTTCTCCGTCAAATTCATACGTTCCCAATATTAAACAACTCCTTATTGCAGTTTTAATTCAATTTATTGGATTATTACCAATATTTTAAATTCTTTTTTATTTAAATTTTTAGAATATTAACTCAAAATGTATAAATCCAACTAGAAATGATAAACTCCAAAACCGACGTATACTCTATAGAATTCAACCTTTATAGAATTTATTATATCTAAGAATATACTATTCTGCTATCAGATTTAAAAATCTTAAAAACTACATTGCTTATAAATTTTAACATATAATATTAAAAAATTCCAGCTTTATAGAATTTATTATATCTAAGAATATACTATTCTGCTATAAGATTTAAAAAATCTTAAAAACTACATTGCTTATAAATTTTAACATATAATATTAAAAAATTCCAGCCTTAATTATTATTGTTGAGCACAAAATATGAAATTCAGTTAACAACATATTTATATACATAATTATTTGGGTTTGGATATGCACGCGCAGCGCGCGGCGGCTGCTCACCTAACGCGGCACATAAATATGCCCTTCCGATGCTCGCTTCAAATCTTGGTTTTGCTATATCTTATTTTTAAAATAGTAAAACAAAGTTGATTATGTATATAACCATTTTATATATTTATGTAGAAAAAATGTGCATTTACACTCAAAACACGGTCTATTTTTTTTATTAATCTATACAAAAAATAAAATATATATTTATCTATCTTAAAAAGCAGATATTTTGGCGAGCATCGGTAAGGCGTGCTTGCACGCCTCGTTAGGTGAGCAGCCGCCGCACGCTTAGCGTGCATATCCAAACCCAAATAATTATATAAATACTTATTACATACAAACTAAACGCATTTTTAAGCTATTAAATAAACAGATATATTACTGAAAGCTTCTTTTATTATATAAAATAAAACAGAAGCTCAAATATTAAAATAAATATCTGTGCTTCTGCTTAAAACATATTTTACAAATGATTATAATCTAATTATATCAATTTACTTTTTTACAATCGGTAGCCATACTTCGCTTCTGTAATCTTCCGCCTGCTGATACCGCTCAGGATAAACTTCAATATCCGGCGCCGCAGCATATTCATAGCCTGATGTTGGGAGCCATTCAGATATTATGCGCTGCTGTGTATTTTGTATTGATTCCGGCATTGGTCCGACGCTTTCAAACATTGCATAGGTAGTCTCAGGAATAATATATTCTTCCATCCCATCAGGAACAGGTTTTTCAGTAGCGACAGCTATAAAATATCCGGAAAAATCTCCTTTGTCACAAGTTGAAACTCCTAATATTCCCTCAGGCTCACTGCCGTCCATCAAAGCGCACAACTTGTCAATTCCGCCTTGCTCGCCAACATTTTTCCAGAACTGCGGAACTTTTTCGAAACATTCTTCCATTGTCATAGGCTCTTTTAAAGAAAACCCTACGATACGAAATGATTTTTTAGTCTTAATTTTGTAATCCATTGCTTCTTCTCCTTTTATTGATAAAGTGAAGGTGATACGCGGAAAAGTTGTAAGCCGGACTCCCTCTGACTTTGCCTTAGACGGTGAAATACCATGTACACTTTGAAAAGCACGGTTAAAAGCTGTCGGCGACTCATATCCATACTTAAGTGACAAATCAATAATCTTTTCATGACCGTTTATCAAGTCAAAAGCGGCAGCGCTCATACGTCTTCTTCTGATATATTCAGAAATTGTAACTCCTGCAATATAAGGAAATATTCTTTGATACTGAAACACTGAGCAGGCCGCAAGCTGAGCCGCCTTCTCCATTTCTATAGTTTCGGTCAAATTTTCCTCGATATATTCTATTGATTTATTTAGTCCTTCTATCCAATCCACTTTTATCACCTTCCAAAGCTATTATACAAAATATTATATTTAAAAACCTCTCTGCCTCTGAACAATTAAAGAGAGAATTTGAAAAGTCAGCAAAAAATAGGCAGAAAGTTTAAAGTTGTTTCTTTTGTGATGTATTGTGACCACATCTGCAAGTTGGGTTACATATTCGGATGCTTGCCAAGCACATTTTTATAATTTTATTGAATTATTTTCCTATATACTATGTTCTCAGTGAACATCGGCAGGGCGTGTTTACACGCCTCGTTAGGTGAGCTGCCATCTCACGCGAAGCGTGGGTATATTCAGAGCAATTTATCATAATCCGTTTTATACCAAACTGTTCCAGGACTGCGCGCCTTACGCGGCAGATTCCATCTGCATTGAGTATACATATTAATGACATTGTAGGTTTATCAATACAAAGTGATATGTATAACACACACTTTTAAAAAAAAGTATGGTCACAGCCCTACCGATGCTTGCAAAATCACATTTTTATAATTTTATTGATTATTTTACTATATACTATGTTTTTTAGTGAACATCGGTAGGTGTGACTGTGACCCCACCTGCAGGGTGGGTGTGAGCCCAAATATCTCTTTATCCTTAAACCTTCAATGTCAATAATAAGACTTAGTTGTGATGTTTCCCACCTTTGGTGGGTGTGATACAAAGTGACTTCTTTTGTCAAAGCCTTAAACGTCAATAAATTACTTAGTTGTGATGTATTGCGTGCGAGCACGCCTCGTTAGGTGAGCTACCATCTCACGCGAAGCGTGGGTATATTCAGAGCAATTTGTCATAATCCGTTTTATACTAAACTGTCCCTCTACTGCACGCCTTACGCGGCAAACTACGTTTGCCCTGCCGATGCTTACAAAATCACATTTTTATAATTTTATTGATTATTTTACTATATATAATGTTTTTTAGTGAACATCAGCAGGGCGTGCGAGCACGCCTCGATAGGTGAGCTGCCATCTCACGCGAAGCGTGGGTTTATTCAGAGCAATTTGTCATAATCCGTTTTATACTAAACTGTCCCACAACTGCGCGCCTTACGCGGCAGATTCCATCTGCATTGAGTATACATATTAATGACATTGTAGGTTTATCAATACAAAGTGATATGTATAACACACACTTTTAAAAAAAAGTGTGGTAACAGCCCTGCCGATGCTTGCTAAGCCACATTTTTTATATAATTTTTATTATATTTTTTTTAATATTTCAGTTTAATTTATTTCATTCTCTCCAATTGTTATTTGAGTATACCACAGGTTTTATAAAAACATATTAAGGACATATCCGAATATTAAAACGGCATAACTGAAATTAGTTATGCCGTTAGTATTAATTTTCTTAACCGGATATGTATGATTTACACTACTAAGAAGTTGCTGAAATCAGCATAGCCGCCCTTTTCACCGACACAAGCAAGCGCAAATTTTGCTCCTACCCATTTGCCCTGCATACATTCAAATTCACCAAGACTGATGAAATCGCTTCCATCAACGCTGTATGATACACGGCAGCTCGCTTCTTTACTATTTGTGCAGGAAATAACTTCAAGCCTTAAATATGCCTCGGTTGTGCCGACACACTTATCAGTAACTTTCCATTCTCTGTTATCAGTCTTAAAGTTACCGTTACAGTATTCAACAATTCCCTCATCAGTCAGCGCTACATAACCATATTTTTGACCAATAACCGCCAGCACTGCCTTATTGTTTCCAACACCCTTAGGCATTGAAACTTTAACAGTTGCAACCATCGAAGGCGCCTGCCAAAGCTGGGTTAAAAGATTCGGAAGATTCCAGAGATATTTATCCTCTTTTGTCTTTAAGTCCTCACTGTACAGTCTCAGACTTCCTTTATTTTCAGTCAGTGAATACCATTCTTCTTTATTATTAGCCTGCCACTGCCACTGGAGACCAAGTTTATCTGATGAAAAATCATCTGAAGTAGGAATTGTGGTTATCGGATATTCTGCGCCGACATTTGGCTTCTTACAACGCATAACCGGTTGTCCGCACAGGCCTGTGTCCGCGTTTTCACCCATTACCGGCCATCCGTCAACCCATTCTACCGGCTGAAGATGAATAATTCTGCCTATTACCTCTAAATCCTGAAAATGTACAAACCAGCTCTCTCCGCTTTCAAGCTCAACCAGTCCGCCCTGATGAGGACCGTTGATTTCTGTAAGACCTT is from Monoglobus pectinilyticus and encodes:
- the abc-f gene encoding ribosomal protection-like ABC-F family protein, whose product is MSQINISNLTFAYEGSYDNIFENASFQINTDWKTGFIGRNGRGKTTFLNLLMGKYKYSGTISSSADFEYFPFDIPDDDVDTIDIAEFIFSDFEYWKLSREINLLGMSDDILYRPFSTLSGGEKTKFQLAVLFLKESNFLLIDEPTNHLDAEGRETVAKYLSQKKGFILVSHDRAFLDKCVDHIISINKTNIEIQKGNFSSWLLNKEQRDNFELAKNEKLKKDIKRLSQSAQRTAKWSDKVEKTKCGTKNSGLRPDRGFIGHKSAKMMKRSKSIVSRKESAIEEKAGLLKNIETTDSLKIHQVPFKTKQLIHMEDVSIKYDANIICDNINLDVLQGDRVAIEGKNGSGKSSILKLICGEKIEHGGTVQIGSGLIVSYLPQDVSFLSGSLKKYAIKKNLDETLFKTILRKLDFSRIQFEKDMNNYSLGQKKKVLIAQSLCEKSNLMIWDEPLNYIDIFSRMQIENLLSEFKPTMIFVEHDKIFCDSIANKTIHI
- a CDS encoding VOC family protein codes for the protein MKLKNPMIIVTDLENSKKFYKEVLGLRVIMDFGANITLTGGLCLQTKDSWLEFINASDKDISFGGNDAEIYFEEDDFDKFTERLSKLEIDYLHKVYEHRWGQRVVRFYDPDKHIIEVGENMKSVCKRFIDSGMTVEEAAERMDVPVKYVNNCMR
- a CDS encoding AraC family transcriptional regulator, whose amino-acid sequence is MDWIEGLNKSIEYIEENLTETIEMEKAAQLAACSVFQYQRIFPYIAGVTISEYIRRRRMSAAAFDLINGHEKIIDLSLKYGYESPTAFNRAFQSVHGISPSKAKSEGVRLTTFPRITFTLSIKGEEAMDYKIKTKKSFRIVGFSLKEPMTMEECFEKVPQFWKNVGEQGGIDKLCALMDGSEPEGILGVSTCDKGDFSGYFIAVATEKPVPDGMEEYIIPETTYAMFESVGPMPESIQNTQQRIISEWLPTSGYEYAAAPDIEVYPERYQQAEDYRSEVWLPIVKK
- a CDS encoding glycoside hydrolase family 43 protein yields the protein MNTLEGKWIADLGDGTFKNPILYADYSDPDVIRVGDDFYMTASSFTYVPGLPILHSKDLVNWEIINYAVKKLPDRYNKPVHGCGVWAPAIRYNDGKFYIYYGDPDIGIFMTWTEDPYGEWSDLILVKEGVGLIDTCPLWDDDGKAYIVHGYANSRCGIKSHIAVCEMTWDGTKAIGEDKIIFNGTISQPTIEGPKFYKRDGMYYVLSPAGGVPTGWQVAMRSKNVYGPYEDHIVLRQGLTEINGPHQGGLVELESGESWFVHFQDLEVIGRIIHLQPVEWVDGWPVMGENADTGLCGQPVMRCKKPNVGAEYPITTIPTSDDFSSDKLGLQWQWQANNKEEWYSLTENKGSLRLYSEDLKTKEDKYLWNLPNLLTQLWQAPSMVATVKVSMPKGVGNNKAVLAVIGQKYGYVALTDEGIVEYCNGNFKTDNREWKVTDKCVGTTEAYLRLEVISCTNSKEASCRVSYSVDGSDFISLGEFECMQGKWVGAKFALACVGEKGGYADFSNFLVV
- a CDS encoding nitroreductase, with the translated sequence MNETIKTLLERRSIRSFKSEQVKNDDLDLILKAGTYAPTARGTQAPVMVVVQDAETIAEMEKLNAEVMGNPEARPFYGAPTVIVVFSDTRLTNNAFQDGSLVLGNLMNAAFSLGVDSCWINRATETFKTPAGIELMKKWGLDENYIGIGNCILGYRDCELPEAKPRKDGYIIRT
- a CDS encoding class I SAM-dependent methyltransferase; amino-acid sequence: MGTYEFDGEKYKKASKHQKEWGNRLISGLELSGDEIILDLGCGDGVLTEQLSELTPRGSVLGIDASLGMVKTAKKLSCENLEFVQMGVNFMDFEKRFDLIFSNAALHWIIDHKNLLERSYKALKPNGKIAWNFAGGGTCSNFFEVIREKMKSNKYAEYFKDFEWPWFMPSKAEYIELIKSVNFSKAEVSEKNEDRFFADKEEMIRWIDQPSIVPFIKQIPDELKEEFRSEVVEEMISRTIQPDGRCFETFRRINVTAVK